The following coding sequences are from one Candidatus Aminicenantes bacterium window:
- a CDS encoding putative peptidoglycan glycosyltransferase FtsW: MEMFRRYGFDWTLFLAALILVTIGVIMVFNASSAIATDKLNKPFHFAFNQVGGAAFGFILILILVAVRKPFYESKWVVYGLLGLTYGLLALCLTMPEVAATHRWIIVAGIRFQPSELAKLSLIIFLARVISSSRDRTNDLKVFLPAVFALGGAVLLILIEPDFGTALLTFLIGALLLHIGGLRWKNFFYLGLISIPVFAMFILVAQYRIVRVLEFFTKNKDLQRASYQVAQSKLAVGAGGLFGASFGEGTQKYFLPAPHTDFIFSVIAEELGLIGTLAILGLFAVIVWRGLTISMKATTYVSQLIAAGMTFLLAIQALVNVSVVLGLSPAKGVPLPLVSFGRSSLLCSLLAIGILLHISQRKGEVRGA, encoded by the coding sequence ATGGAGATGTTCCGACGCTACGGATTCGACTGGACGCTCTTCCTGGCCGCCCTCATCCTGGTCACGATCGGCGTCATCATGGTTTTCAACGCCAGCAGCGCCATCGCCACCGACAAGCTCAACAAGCCGTTCCATTTCGCCTTCAATCAGGTCGGCGGGGCCGCCTTCGGTTTTATCCTGATCCTCATCCTCGTCGCCGTGCGCAAGCCCTTTTACGAGAGCAAATGGGTCGTCTACGGCCTGCTCGGACTGACCTACGGGCTTCTGGCCCTCTGCCTGACCATGCCGGAGGTGGCCGCCACCCACCGCTGGATCATCGTCGCGGGCATCCGCTTCCAGCCCTCCGAGCTGGCCAAGCTGAGCCTGATCATCTTCCTGGCCCGGGTGATCTCCTCTTCCCGCGACCGGACGAACGACCTCAAGGTCTTCCTGCCGGCCGTCTTCGCCCTGGGCGGCGCGGTCCTGCTGATTCTGATCGAGCCCGACTTCGGGACGGCCCTGCTGACCTTCCTGATCGGTGCCCTGCTCCTCCATATCGGCGGCCTCCGTTGGAAGAACTTCTTCTACCTCGGCCTGATCTCCATCCCCGTGTTCGCTATGTTCATTCTCGTCGCCCAATACCGCATCGTCAGGGTCCTGGAGTTCTTCACCAAGAACAAGGACCTCCAGCGGGCCTCCTACCAAGTGGCCCAGTCCAAGCTGGCCGTCGGGGCGGGCGGGCTGTTCGGGGCCAGCTTCGGCGAAGGAACCCAGAAATACTTCCTCCCGGCGCCCCACACCGACTTCATCTTCTCGGTCATCGCCGAGGAGCTGGGCCTCATCGGAACGCTGGCCATCCTGGGCCTCTTCGCCGTCATCGTCTGGCGCGGCCTGACCATCTCGATGAAAGCGACTACCTATGTCTCCCAGCTCATCGCGGCCGGGATGACTTTCCTGCTGGCCATCCAGGCCCTGGTCAACGTCTCCGTTGTCCTGGGCTTGAGTCCGGCCAAGGGCGTGCCTTTGCCGCTCGTGTCCTTCGGCCGTTCCTCGCTTCTCTGCAGCCTCCTGGCCATCGGCATTCTGCTCCACATCTCCCAGCGCAAGGGCGAGGTCCGGGGAGCCTAA
- the murG gene encoding undecaprenyldiphospho-muramoylpentapeptide beta-N-acetylglucosaminyltransferase, translating to METRRIVISGGGTGGHLYPALVLAAALREIDPDLQIVHVGSKREAERRIMAAQGVRFVALPIEGLAGGGWKALAGLVRLPAAFLKSYRLLRRLKPGLVVGVGSFSSGPIVWLASRMGLPTLIMEQNVRPGLTNRRLAARADKAVVAFEETLASFPNNGVLLGNPVRPEFAALPRKARTDRLSILVFGGSQGSRVLNRAVANALPLLTHLSDRLEIAHQTGPAGLNETRRAYAENRFERAVVEPYFDDMPARFGRADLVIARAGATTCAELIASRRASLLVPFAGAAEGHQSANAEALRAAGGAEVIEESELTPLRLAECIRRFLSHPQAQRAMEDRLAPLARPDAARRIADLCLALMAGEPKE from the coding sequence ATGGAGACGCGTCGGATCGTCATCAGCGGCGGCGGAACGGGCGGACATCTCTATCCCGCTCTGGTCTTGGCCGCCGCTCTGCGCGAGATCGACCCGGACCTCCAGATCGTGCATGTCGGATCCAAGCGGGAAGCCGAAAGGCGGATCATGGCCGCCCAGGGCGTACGCTTCGTGGCCCTGCCGATCGAGGGTCTCGCGGGCGGCGGCTGGAAAGCCCTGGCCGGCCTCGTCCGGCTCCCCGCCGCTTTCCTCAAGTCCTACCGCCTCCTGCGGCGCCTCAAGCCCGGCCTGGTCGTCGGCGTGGGCAGCTTCAGCTCGGGCCCGATCGTCTGGCTGGCCTCGCGGATGGGCCTCCCCACCCTGATCATGGAGCAAAACGTCCGGCCCGGCCTCACCAATCGCCGCCTGGCCGCCCGGGCCGACAAGGCGGTCGTGGCCTTCGAAGAGACGCTGGCCTCGTTCCCGAATAACGGCGTCCTCCTGGGCAATCCCGTCCGGCCCGAGTTCGCGGCTCTGCCGCGCAAAGCCCGGACCGACCGGCTTTCGATCCTTGTCTTCGGCGGCAGCCAGGGATCCCGGGTCCTCAACCGGGCCGTCGCCAACGCCCTCCCCCTCTTGACCCACCTCTCCGACCGGCTGGAGATCGCCCACCAGACCGGCCCGGCCGGGTTGAACGAGACGCGGCGGGCCTACGCCGAGAACCGCTTCGAACGGGCCGTGGTAGAGCCCTATTTCGACGACATGCCGGCCCGCTTCGGCCGGGCCGACCTGGTCATCGCCCGGGCCGGCGCGACGACCTGCGCCGAGCTCATCGCTTCGCGCCGGGCTTCCCTGCTCGTTCCCTTCGCCGGGGCGGCCGAGGGCCATCAGTCCGCCAACGCCGAGGCTCTGCGGGCCGCCGGCGGAGCCGAAGTGATCGAAGAGTCGGAGCTCACGCCGCTGCGGCTGGCCGAATGCATCCGCCGGTTCCTGTCCCATCCCCAAGCCCAGAGGGCCATGGAGGACCGGCTGGCCCCGCTGGCCAGGCCGGACGCGGCCCGTCGCATCGCCGACTTGTGCCTGGCGCTCATGGCCGGCGAACCCAAGGAGTGA